The genomic DNA tacactttaggtcaatatcacaccggaattctcctttaaaagtaCATGGTATCctgaacaacaagaaaaacctcaacattttcaaaggaaatctgtcaatctctgacAAAACACTAAAGTTGGTCATGATAGAAttattcatcaggtcaatgaaccaaaacaatcgttcagatcaaaacaaatatggtttactaaacacaaaatcaagcttcggccattgccatctcagtcccctgatctaaactccatagaaaaataGTGGGGTGAATCAAAGAGGAgaagtgtggacctaggaatctggacgatctggggagattttgtaaagacagACGGCCTTAAAtctcttgctttgtattctccaactttatggggtgtcataggagaatattacaagctgttttattggcaaagggaggcttaagaaggtattacaagcaggggtgccaataattgtgagcaacatgtttttgttaaaaatatttctttatgAAATTTTCCTTTCTCTCAAAATAAATTTACTTCCCTTCAAGATTTTTccaatttgttttcattgtgagaatACAATCAATCacaaacagattattttttttacccgtttttaatcaactttagcagaggtgccaataattctgaagGGTACTGTGTGGGTCATTCCACCGAATCGGTGCCTTTTGCGTCCCACAACATATAATCAGTTCTAAAGTTGCTTTAACAACAAATACATGTGTAATTTAAAAAACGTAATGTTACTATAGATCATATGCATAAATATAAGACCAAgtaaacccaataaaatacaagttaaaatgattaaaatcaCATAAATATTTGCTATGGGTAAGGATTTTGGTTGATTTTGGCTTGTCCCACgctatgttttttctttttcaacagCACTTCTCAGTTGTAAAATGTTGGTAAAATGATAAAATTTTCACAGTTTTATATTGTCTTAAGTGTAATCTCATTGTTAAGCAATGATTTTGACATAAATAGATATGTTTTCTTAGAAAATATGTCATTTATCATTGTCCCTTAATTTCATCTCAGTCCTGTTACTTTCACAAAAACCCCTTATAAAATAATGGTACAAACTAGAAGTGACATAATTTCAAGGAAGTGACATCATTTAGAAGAAGCAGATTCCACAGTGTAAGAAAGGGTAACTTTCTCTCTTCTTAAATGTcctatttttcatgttttatcaggGTTGTGAGAGAGGGGCCAGCATACAACATCAGTCCTgttaccatttttttttaaagtgtatatATAAAACAATTATTTATCAATACTGATATTACCTATATCTAGAAGTAATAACCTTCAGATTACATACCATGTACCTCCCTAACCTTGACCTGTTAGCTAGAAAAGGAGCAATTTACCATGAAATCATCAGTCCTGTTACCATCAGTCCTGTTACTATCCTACAATATTCTATGTAATAAGTGaatggtaaaaaaataaatgcataGCTTGAGATGGCCCAACACAATTTCTTGTCATGTTAAGATGTGTTAattaaatgggcattgaaaaaTCAGTTTGAAACaattatatttttttcacattttttaaagTTGAAAAGGCACCGATTTCATGGAATgacccatatatatatacagtgtactaattattatatatatatatatatatatatatatatatatactatttacTGTAAACACTAACCAGGATTCTTGTAGCATAGTTTCTGAAACACTATTAACACTTGTAGACCTTCTACACTTCcaggttgagagtgttctaactggtagcatcatcacctggtatgggaactccacagttagagattgtagtactctgcagagagtagtgcgctcagctgaacgtactataagaactcaactccctgttctacaagatatctattccagaagagtactcctaagagtaCTAATCCAttctaacaatggattattcctaccgctgaaatcaagaagacgcctatgtagtcacaaagccagaactgagagactcaggagaagttttatccccaggccattcgaactctgaactcacactatactgactttgcacacattcactcctcagcactctcaaacatttcccaactctgaactcacactatactgattttgcactcattcactcctcagcactcatgaccccccccgcACCGGCTAGtagacaggcgtctatatgagacaggcctttaaaaggaattatccggagtaaaatgcactttagatctatttacggatgattgggagtacatacgttgagttgacatcaaaatcatgtaattcggatgtgttttgagaaagttcgattttaccgtttttagtcaaaactcattagcctgttagtgaccagggcatgtcatttcgccgctgaCATGAtgatgcaatcgactcctacagactttcccctaaagatgctagctgcagcagcaacatttccgaaaggtactggcttgatgaaattcattctggactctctatcacgaccacataaagaccctCGGAATgccggtttggctttagggaccctctactcactaccacgtaagtgtaatgttgtttggaactgtagaaggggtataaaaatagcgttttgaagcggcgttacttcccatcctccaaagatccacggcaaaccaataaGTGGGTCCAAACCCATTTTGTCAATAGGCCTATCCCggtagtcctaacttgtcagcgccaggaggaagagcagttgatcgaaattgcaaatgacagtggtcttaagagtgtgtaggctatgaggaaacctctctggcgggtttttggatgaaacccaaagcagaatatcccgagatagccgtgaAAAGCGCGAacaacgttgctaccatttccccaCCAATCTATCTATATGAGGCCAGGTTTTCgacaatgactgcaactaaaaccaaattgcgcaatcgactggacatttcaaaacacactgagggtgtcactgtcttccatcacccccagatggaaccttcttttttttttgcaggggaaacaagcacagggctcccactgattatattcaagtaatgcacgtttagttcccatgttttgttaccatattttgttaagcatgttcacacatgatagatgtagcttcaagttgttcaattttcatagttcatattgttcaattttcacttcttcaagttcacgtttttcacatttttaagagtttgttaccttcactgttcatacataactgcaCCTAGTtctttcaagtaatgcatgcacaacacggaacatggaaccccgaACCCCCACCGGGTCCGCGgaaaaaatgggaatcaaaccggtccatggtacataaaaggttggggacccctggcatagactactactaccaagctggaatcaaggCACAtagactcccctctcacaccctaaacacgcacttcaacaacaaacaaaaaaaacgtctcagtctcacggtatagccataggcaaaactgtattgaccgattgtaacgttggtactaaatcatccatcgccaaaagaatgatttttgtagcacgtgcaacaaatatgttaggtacagccctgccctggatacatctctcaacgtgcgctctaaaacatttggtttaaaatggttatgtagatcacgggtgcgttaataaatctacattctTGTGAGATGAtgacaaattattcactttggccaatttatgtagtttcagtcctagttgctttactttgagccatgcacttccttacttgaatcacctttgaaaatagaggattgaagtagccggGTGTTTGGGaattgactcagatgctttttgagactttgagctaaatgtcccagccGGTGTTTTGGATGCATcatcaggtagcctatattttccattagaaaaccatcacgttagCGAActtgttgtggctaactcatttagctcctgttagtagcctagatTATGGTTATAAGctaatgagatgacagtcgaaagatgcaattagtgctgttatcaattttcttggtagcctataaccgcatttatggttttctacaaatacatcaataatcaaattggcctctatcactcaaccaatgctaacggtaacattattttacctactctaggctattgataatttaagattaacgtagcctacctgcagtaaaaaccaagcatgtccgataaacattcgcagatttcggcttcaagaagaaatgggaattacatcatgcagaaatcatcctacctttattagacgttctctgcggtaaactacagtcttgtccttgtaggaagcgtagtgtctttccaacccactttagattagcttccaacaaaattacgtctcactgcaacgatgcgccatctggtggacaaacgactacgtgacgccaatactgtaaatgcagccaaattattatgatgaatatttggttttcctttaatcctactgaatttgtaattatgtatctaaccgttgtaattgccgatactgatggtatcaaaggcatacctgtgtgtgtgtgtgcctgtgtatatgtgtgcaccacaatctacaggccaatgagtgtacagtcactaaatgtacacatagcttaatttttagaccccccatggatgaaattcctgaaaacttggcataccccagagaatgtcaggttaatcatacacatacaatttggtgcagttctgaacatcttaactggaagagagggcgattaaagcagaatgatattgcattttcatttttaccggggtgcaaatcacaaatgaattATGGGCTAGGGTTGATGtgggccccttgagaccaacataccataaaatttcttcatcctcggtgccacggttcaggtagttatttaggaaaaactggaTTTTTGGGTTTCGGGCCCAGCACGgtgggagtggcccccgggaccaaaaaaaatgtttccataaaagtctagtggggctacatacccaccaaatttcatgtgcctcggtggttcggtgtcccggtatcgcttgaccaaaaattcaggaagtagatgacgaaaaaaaaaaaaaaaacttccctaTATGACTAATCACTAATCCCTATATGACTGCTTCGCTAGCCAGCTAGCGGTGGTCATaaataatcatggatgtccgacgatttctcccgcagcatatgattcgaatttagacagctaaatacgccatttcaGCGCCGCGAGTAGGCtaggtctaagagtgagaagttttatatgccctgggcagccacattccactgcaactatgcgcagcacttgccactccaactcatcaataaaaactgcgCGAGTCCCATAGAAGtgcacttgactttacatcattaacctatttcagtatatagccagagaatgtccatagacgggctctgatatagcctagtccaaggtaaattccttttctgacttctttctcttcatcGCCATGGCATTTAGAATAAGGAATAACGTTCGCAAACCCTTCcggttttgttgccagcataaaaacaagcttaccatcggcctatccgcaaattgtaaacacaagggatgaattgaacgatgacgaagtcggacatataggcatTGTTCATATTGAAAAAAAGTTATAAAATTTGAaactctagcttttccccaacgcagtcttttaatgcaatctaatcttgggatacgcccgcttgacaatgggagagatagaactaatgactggcctttggctacgctccgctctagaatctttggtagcaaccatccatttagaactagtaacggcagtttgtcctgcaagttgagaaattagttgatatgtgttggaagaaagtagttctacaaacaagaagttttagcgattaaaacttTTAAATTGTAACGGGAAATGAGCACaatgcaagtggcaacagtggaataaacgggataatggactccacggtggtctgttcacagaagttaatgcactttACGGGTTTAAACTGCCACAGGCCGGGGCCgctttacaacctcgaccgcaTTAAtcctgtgaacagaccaccatgtcgcccattatcccttacataacgtGCGCAGTCTGCGCcatacttaagcccaaatcacacccaagattcgcgacgagatgagctgcaacattctattaaccagcaacttgatgcaacattctaaaaccttgcaactgtgaccagacatggtgaatgctttgcAACGGCTTGCAATgacgtgcaacatctaattcacaccgTGTAACATCCTTTCTGTAACGGTTTCGTCATTcttgaatctttggtgtgaattgggctttaaacagacgatctgacgagttttagaagattaaatacaacccgaaactaaaaacagaccaggcctgtactggagaccggcctttaacccaaacctgtagccacgccaggcgtttaaaagagacaggcgtctcttTGGGACTcggctattatttgaagttttacggtataTAACATATggtatataaaatattttacatattttatataaaatattaaaaatatttattcttCTAAACCAACTTTGTTGTACACCCCTTTTTTATATCACACAAGCCTAGTCGTGACTTCTACAACCTGGAAAATGTACTCCAGGCAATTGTGCTAGGAATCATGTGGCTCCCAAATAGAAGGTGTATGTCCTGTGTGTCCAAGTAATCAATCATTCTCAGTTCTCCTTTAATTTTTGGGAGAGGAGACACATGCAAGGTTTCCTGCTTGCATTTCTTAAGTATGTTATGGTGTATCATGAGGTATGCTTTGAATTACTGTCTTTTATTGAAACCAAAATCTTCTAGGCTTCAGGCCTGCATGTTTTGCTAATATCAattcttctctctatctgtatTTTTCCTATGCCACTGGCTGTCACAAAACAGAAGAAATCCATGCTCATCAGTTGTCAATCAAATGTATTGTTTTCGAGAGGACATCTTTGCCCACAATTTTAAAACATAAACTTCAAAAACAGCATTTTCAAAATTACTGTGGCTTGATGTCTACATGTTGCTTTAGATAGGGTACTTCAGATGTTGTCTTTTGTCAGGTTACTTCACTCTTCCAGATAGACCCTGTTTGGGCAACACTGCACTGGTAAACCTTCCTTTCTATGAGTACTTTACCCTATGGTATCCTTCAATagaacagtgtttttcaaccttttttgtgccacggcacacttttgacacttaaaatgtcccacggcacactaacatcctgtgtgaagaaaaaataaacataccatagcctgaaatttcaaataatacacagatatggacTTATTATGgtttctatgcaagacctgctcaataaaacaagtgcCCTCTgcttcatttgtaggtgactatatctaatttaattgttgttatgaactggatatgtgatgattttgtgaactggatatggggcccccgttgtacaatgcctgcataccacaaatagtgcaatcatgcAATCAATGAGGGCATGTGGTtttaaattctttgatgcaacagttgcttttctggaccagtgagtgacatttgggtaattttctgcggcacctgatgatctctcacggcacactagtgtgccccggcacagtggttgaaaaacactgcaatAGAAAATCACTCCTCAGTTTGACATTGGCCTAGGCCAGCCCCCATACCCCCCATTGGCCCCCCATACTATACATCTCCTCATTCTGCATTCTCTGGCTGTAATAATCTGCTGCAGTTCAAACTTGTTACTGGAAGTTACAGCCTAGGGGACTATGTTCAGGTACTGCATGATATCATTATGCTGCTGTGCCCATGGTACGTTTCCTTGATTATTGCGCCGGAATGAGAGTAGTTCCATGTAAACGttgccacgtttcattttctgTGCTTTCAAGTGTAATTCTGTAATGTGTAGTTCTATATTCCTTGATCCTATATAGCCTATTATATTCAATATTGCATCCACACCAAATGATAAGCAAATGAAACAAACTAAGTTTTCAGTTCTTAAGTATTTATTGTCCATATTTATCCAAATTGTGAAGAACAGTTTACTACAAGGTAGTTTTGTGAGCACTGTTTAATAAACTGCTGTATCTCAATGGGTTAATGTAATATGATGTGTAAGTCTGGAAAATGATTATGAATCAAACATTCCCTTTCTGTAGCGGTGGATTAACTCTGACACGTCTTCCTTGCACACCTTGATCCAGCCATCTTCCCGCATATGGTACActgtaaatacacaaacacaaatgcacttTTTTAAATATAGAGATTCTCCTGATGTATACTTGGTTTGAAATCGTTGCACATCAAAAGTAAAATCATGTGCATTGTCATCTGAATGTAATTAAAGTAATTAGATGTAAAGTAATTTCCATATATCTACTCAACAGAAGGTGTCCTATTTTACATAGGATCTATTTTCTTGAATGACCAAAGTTCATTGTAGAAAACGATTTTTATGACGAGGCAAAGACTCAATTATATAAATCATATactcaacaaaaacaaacaaaacacttttTGCCACCATTTTTCACGAATTGAAGTAAGAGGTGTAAGATTTTTCCAATGTATAAAAAAGGCTGAATTCTCACATCTGTTTGTGAGCAGTTTACCTTTTCCAAGATAATTGATCTACCTACCTGTTGCATATCAAAAGATGCTGATCAAAAGAGCATGACTATCACATATTGCACTTATTGTCCCCCGACCCGGAGAATCACGAATTGCTTTACGGCAATTTTgcaatagcctactgtttgtATTAAATTGTGTAATATTACCTATACCTTGTCAGTTGACATGGCTCTTTGGAAATTATCTTTACTGTTTTGTCAACAAATCTACATATACCGTGTCCAAGGGGAAGGGTGCTTAGTGAGTGCCATGAGTAGTATTTACGATGGCTGTataaaatgcaaatacaaataaaaaaaaaaaaaaatctgtgtggTTTCATTATCACAAAATGCTTTTAGGTGTTCCTTTCATTCACTAATAGGCCTTAGAGGTAGGGCAATATCTAATTTGTTCAAGTCAAGAATCGTGTGAAAACGGCTCTCTCTGGTGTATCTATATAACATGAGTACAATGATTGTGCAATACCAGTTTTGTGTCTTAGCAAGTGCAAAAAAATCTAACTAGTAGATTCAATAAGGTCACTTACTGTTAACCACTCCTCCTGAGTAGGCATCTCTATGTGTGGCATGGGCAATGCCACGTCTGCCCAGCTCATATGCCTCCTCTACAGTCATGTCCTCACGGTAGCCACTGTCAACTACCCCGTATGCATAGCTGTTCCCACAGCCTGTCGAAAACATATTGCCAGAGAGCCGGGTGGCATTATCATCCACATAGTAGAGACCTGGGCCCTGTATGTACACAAATACACCAAATCCACAGACATTTGATTAGCCATATCCATTCAACGAGATGGACAAACCCTTATCACCATTTTAGAAGTTCATGAATTattctgcctgtgtgtgagggatCACTTACAGTATCATTTTTACCACTtaaaaacatacaaatacattttttgaaGAAATACCATTGAGGACCTAGACTCAAGAACCTTATTTTTGCTGCATGTATTGAACCACTACCGCCTCTCTCGTCCCCTACCTTCTTGTCCCATCCACAGATCATGCTGCCCATGGATAGTCCCATTCCTCGGTAGCCCAACATCATGTTACATAGCAACTTAGAAGCAGCAGACACTGAGATCCTCTGCTTGTTCCGCAGCTGATAAAGCCTATATCAAACAAAGACCCAAGATATAAGGATAAAAAGATCTCATGAATAAATCCTTATTCAGTCTCACAAATATGTGTGACACATCTGTATAACATATTAATCAATATGTGTATTAATGTAGTAATACTGGTACTTGGTTGAAAGCTAGCAAACCAACTGCTTATAAGGTATACAAACCCCTTGCAAACACTAACAACAGCACACTTGGGAGCTTACTAGCAAGCTCACTTGTGTGGTCTTGTGATATCATCAGTCGTGCAGCTTTTATATTTTCACATGGCGGTCTGTCCGAAACAGTAGAACTACGTAGGCTACTGCTATTAAGGTGTGTGTCTTGTCTGCCTTTCATAAAACCACCTACCATCAAAAGGAATTTCAAGATAATGCCAAAGCCATGAAAACATCATTGTTGCAGGGCTTATGTTTACTACATATCTATAGGACTGTGATTGTAAACACAAATGACTGACAAGATTGATAACATCTTTGATGCCATCTTTTCCCATATTTAGTTTCAATTTAGCAAGCTGTGGGTGTAATTTCCAGCGCTCTGTAAAGCTACACCATATTGGAGCATCTGGAGCATCCCCCTTCACCCTTGAAGACATGCATGACAGAAGGGTTAAGAAAATGAAAATTCCCTGAACATCCTTCATATAAAGTTACGACTTAAGATACTCCAGAACAGCACAGGAGATGAA from Alosa alosa isolate M-15738 ecotype Scorff River chromosome 20, AALO_Geno_1.1, whole genome shotgun sequence includes the following:
- the LOC125285878 gene encoding proteasome subunit beta type-8-like, which encodes MALLDVSGYKPYPEIRAQLSGTGTPHQNRTNHFTFGSQYQEFALPVGVDPSGFLKSCSGDNGNGVSIDLNHGTTTLAFKFRHGVIVAVDSRASAGRYIASKEANKVIEINPYLLGTMSGSAADCQYWERLLAKECRLYQLRNKQRISVSAASKLLCNMMLGYRGMGLSMGSMICGWDKKGPGLYYVDDNATRLSGNMFSTGCGNSYAYGVVDSGYREDMTVEEAYELGRRGIAHATHRDAYSGGVVNMYHMREDGWIKVCKEDVSELIHRYRKGMFDS